The nucleotide sequence TTTTCTTGGAGCTTATTGATTCCGTAGATCAAAGCGGCAGGGTTAGGCGGACAACCCGGAATATATACGTCGACAGGCACAATCTGGTCTACACCTTTTACCACGCTGTACGAGCGCACGTACGGACCTCCCGCTGTCGCACAGGAGCCCATGGCAATCACCCACTTCGGTTCAGGCATTTGATCATACAGCCTGCGCAGCAGTGGCGCCATCTTTTTCGTGACGGTTCCGGCTACGATCATGACATCAGATTGTCTTGGGGATGCTCGAAAAATAACGCCAAACCGGTCGAGGTCATAACGCGCTCCACCCGTTCCCATCATCTCGATCGCGCAACAGGCCAAGCCAAAAGTTAATGGCCACAACGAGTTGCTACGAACCCATCCCTTCACTGTTTCCAATGTCGTGAACATGACGTTGCGATTCAGTTCCTCTTGCAATTCAGGCGCAATGCTTGTCAGGTCTAGTTCCATTCCAGCACCTTCTTTCTCCACGCGTAAATCAATCCTACGATGAGCAAGGATATAAAGATGACCATCTCGACTAAGGCAAAGAGCCCCAGTTCTTTGTAAGCGACGGCCCACGGATACAGAAAGAGTGTTTCTACATCAAAGATGACAAACATGAGGGCAAAGATGTAATACTTCACGTTGAAACGCACCCAACTGTCACCAACAGGAATGTTACCGCTTTCATAAGTAGTTTGCTTCTCCCGTGTCGGTTTCTTTGGACGAAGTAATGGACCAACAAAACTGACTGTAGCTACGGGCAACAGCACACCAAGAATTAAAAAGATCGCGACAATCACATAATTGTTGGTATAGATGTCACTCACCCACGTTCCCTCCGCTCTTGAGAAAGGTATGAATCGTCTTGCGCTGTCCTCCAGAAGAAGTCGAGACTCCCTCAAAAGGGTACTGCTCGCAGCATCAAAGGTGTAGGTATGAACGCTGTCGCTAATTGATACTGCTAGAAAAAAATACCTTTATCATTATAGCAAATTGCCAATAGGGTGTCTAACGAAAGCCTTCCTTTTGTGCCATATAAAGGGAAAAAACTCAGAGATTTCTCCCTGAGTTTTTCCAGCATAGTATGATGACCAAACGAATATGCCTGTCTGGCTCTTATATTCTCTTCATTATTGAACGTTGTTTGAAAATTGCTGTCCGAGGAAGTCCTCGTAAATACGCTCCCATACAATTGTGAAGTTCATCTTCTCGTCTTCTGGGATCTCCAGCATATTTTCAATTGCCTCTTCCATATATGGAGTCAGCTTGATCAGAACCTCTGCCAGCATCTGGTCATTCGTGTTCAGCAATTGCTTCATTTCTGCTTTGGACATGCTGAACGTATTTTCTTCCTGCTCGTGCAGCTTCATCACGAGGCGGCTAAAAATCGGATGAACCAATGCTTCCAGTTTAACATGAGCCAATGCAAGAGATTCTGCTTCGCTCAACTTGAACAACTCAGATGCATCTGGGAATGGATAAACCGGTACATCCCAAGCATCTCCATTATCGATTACCAGACCCCACTTCACGAAAAGCTCGATCGCATCGTCAAGAGATGTCGGATATGCATAATCAGAACGGCTCATGAACGCTTTGAATCTGTTCAAGAGGTTCACGTAGCCTTTGAAATCCTCTTCAGACTTAAAGCCTTCTTGAACAGGCTCGGTGAATGTGCCTTTCAATGCATCGAACTCGTCCAAAGCTTTTCTCATTTCTTCTTTTGTCTCATGCTTGGTTACTACAAAGCACATTGCCTGGAAGAGAACATTCATTTCATGAGATAGCACGCTTGTCCAGCCATTAGCCTTAAAGCTGCTAGGAATCACTACGCCATCTTGATTGTGGCGGATATCGCGAACGGTTTGCATCAATTACACTCTCCTTTAATCCCAATAGCCAATGCCGCTTTTTCCCGCTGTTTTTCATGCTAACGTAGCTCGTCGGCAGGGCATTAGGTCTATTATACACAGAAACATTAGGCAATTACCAACTGGAAATATCATGCCCGATTTCCATGGCTCATCATTCATCTCCATATAACCGAAAAATCCCCGCAGCCACATGGGCGCGGGGATATCAAGCTTACGCTTTACTTCGCTACGTCGAGACGTGCCATCGCACGTTGCAGCGCGCGTTCTGCACGCTTGACGTCGAGCTCGGCATATTTCTCAGTCAAACGCTTTTCAGCACGCTCTTTCGCTGCCTTCGCGCGTTCAACATCGATGTCTCCCGGCAATTCAGCCGTTTCAGCAAGGATGGTCACTTTATCGCCGCGCACTTCCATGAAGCCGCCGCTTACAGCCATCTTTACTTCTTTATCGCCTTCTGTCTTAATCCGAACTGGCGCTGTTTTCAGCGGGGTTACCAACGGCACGTGGTTCGGCATAATACCGATTTCCCCTTGCAAGCCGCGAGCAATCACCATTTCAGCCTGACCGCTGTAGACAACCCGTTCAGGAGTTACGACTTCAACTGTCATCTTACTCACTTACTCGTCTCCCCTTTCCAGGGTGTCTTACGCCATTTTCTTCGCTTTTTCTACCGCTTCTTCAATTGTACCTACGTACAGGAACGCGCCCTCTGGCAGGTGGTCATGCTTACCTTCGAGGATTTCCTTGAAGCTGCGAACGGTTTCTTTCAGTGGAACGTATTGGCCTGGGTTACCAGTGAACTGCTCGGCAACGTGGAAGGACTGGGACAAGAAACGTTGAATGCGGCGTGCGCGTCCAACTACTTGCTTGTCGTCGTCGCTCAACTCGTCCATACCGAGAATCGCGATGATATCTTGCAGTTCTTTGTAACGTTGCAGGATTTTTTGAACGCTACGAGCCACATCATAGTGTTCTTGTCCTACTACATCAGGAGCCAGAGCACGGGAAGTGGATGCGAGTGGGTCTACCGCAGGGAAGATACCCAACTCAGCGATGGAACGCTCCAGGTTTGTTGTAGCGTCCAAGTGAGCAAACGTAGTAGCAGGAGCCGGGTCAGTGTAGTCATCCGCTGGTACGTAGATCGCTTGAATGGACGTTACGGAACCTTTTTTCGTGGAAGTAATACGCTCTTGCAACTGACCCATTTCGGTAGCCAGTGTTGGCTGGTAACCTACCGCAGATGGCATACGGCCCAAGAGAGCAGAAACTTCGGAACCCGCTTGAGTAAAGCGGAAGATGTTATCAACAAAGAGAAGAACGTCGCGGCCTTCTTCATCACGGAAGTATTCCGCCATAGTCAGACCAGTCAACGCTACACGAAGACGTGCACCAGGCGGTTCGTTCATCTGACCGAATACCATCGCGGTTTTCGGCAGTACGCCTGCGTCTTTCATCTCGTGGTACAGGTCGTTACCTTCACGGGTACGCTCACCTACACCAGCGAATACGGAAATACCACCGTGCTCTTGCGCGATGTTGTTGATCAGCTCTTGAATAGTAACGGTTTTACCTACACCCGCACCACCAAACAGACCGATCTTACCACCCTTGATGTACGGAGCCAAGAGGTCAATAACTTTGATACCTGTTTCCAGGATCTCAACAGTCGTTGCTTGGTCTACGAACTCAGGAGCTTTACGGTGAATTGGATCACGACGATCTACTTGACCAAGTTCTTGCAGGTCGATCGGCTCACCCAATACGTTAAATACGCGTCCGAGGGTGATTGCACCCACTGGAACGGAGATAGCTGCACCGGTATCAACTGCTTCCATGCCACGAACCAAACCGTCAGTGGAAGACATCGCAACGGTACGAACCAAGTTATCGCCCAAATGAGTAGCAACCTCAACAGTCAAGTTGATGTCGCGCTCACCAGCGCTTTGTGCTTTATGTTGAATCTTGATCGCATTGTAAATGGCAGGCAGGTGTCCGCGGTCGAACTCGACGTCAACAACCGGACCCATTACCTGAACCACGCGTCCATTCGCCATCTTACTTCTTCCCTCCTGTAAAGCTAAATTGGGAGCTATTCGCTGCCACTAAGCCTGTGCGTTTGCACCTGCAACGATCTCGGAAATCTCTTGTGTAATGGCTGCCTGACGAGCACGGTTGTAGCTCAACGTTAAACGGTTGATCATATCCGTAGCATTGTCTGTCGCGTTGCCCATTGCAGTCATACGGGAACCTTCTTCGGAAGCTTTTGCTTCGAGGAGTGCACTGTAAACCAGTGTTTCCGCATATTTCGGCAACAGGTCCGCCAATACTTCTTCCGAGGACGGCTCATACTCGTAATTCAATTCGCGTGCATTGTTGCTCTCGGGAGCTTCCAGTGGCAGCAATTGTTTTACGGTAGGTATTTGCGAAATTGCACTTTGGAACTTGTTGTAGCACAGGTACAGTTCGTCAATCTGCTCATTCTCGAACATTTGGACTGCTGCACCGGCAATTTTCTTGATATCAGCAAAGGCTGGGCTGACTGGCAGACCTGTAACTTCCTCCAAAAGCGGGTAGTTCCGTTTGCTAAAGAAGTCACGACCTTTGCGGCCAATCACAAAAATACCATACTCATCCTTGGACTTGTGCTTCTCGTTAATGGTAGTTACCACTTTACGGAGAATGTTGGCATTGTAGCCCCCAGCAAGTCCACGGTCGGAAGTGATGACAATATAACCAGTCTTTTTCACTGGACGATTTTGCAACATTGGATGTTTGGAACCAGAGTTCCCACTCGCGATGCTTGCGATCACTTCTTGGATCTTGTCAGCATACGGGCGTGCCGCCTCAGCTTTATCCTGGTTACGGCGAAGCTTTGCAGCCGCCACCATTTTCATCGCTTTCGTGATTTGGCGCATATCTTTTTTACTTTTGATACTGCGTCGAATCTCACGTATTCCTTTAGCCACTCGTTTTCACCACCTTGAGGACGCATGCACGGGCAACTAGCCCGGCATGCATCTGATGTCTATCAGGTTAACGATTAGCGAGTTACCGAAAAGCCTTTTTTGAACTCTTCGATCGCTGCGTTGAATTCTTTTTCATCTGGAAGGTCTTTCGTTGTGCGGATGTGCTCCAACAGTTGCGGTTTGTTGGAATCCAAGAAAGACAACATCTCTTTCTCAAAACGGCGCACTTCTGCTACTGGAATATCATCCAGGAAACCTCTTGTAGCGCTATAGATAGAAGCAACTTGCTTCTCAACAGGCATTGGATCGAACTGACCTTGTTTCATGATTTCCATCAAGCGCTCACCACGGGTCAGACGAGCTTGGGTCGCTTTGTCCAGGTCGGAACCGAACTGAGCAAACGCAGCCAACTCACGGTATTGAGCCAACTCGAGCTTGAGTGGACCTGCTACCTTTTTCATCGCCTTGATTTGCGCGGAACCACCTACACGGGATACGGAAAGACCGGTGTTAACCGCTGGACGTTGACCTGCGTTGAACAAGTCTGTCTCCAGGAAGATCTGACCGTCCGTGATGGAGATCACGTTGGTTGGAATGTACGCGGAAATGTCACCCGCTTGGGTTTCGATGAATGGCAGAGCTGTAATAGAACCAGCGCCCAGATCATCAGACAGTTTCGCAGCGCGCTCCAGCAAACGGGAGTGCAAGTAGAATACGTCACCAGGATATGCTTCGCGACCTGGAGGACGACGGAGCAAGAGGGACATTTCGCGGTATGCAGCAGCCTGCTTGGAGAGGTCATCGTATACGCACAGAACGTGTCCGCCTTTGTACATGAAGTACTCACCCATTGTTACACCTGTATATGGAGCCAGGTACAACATTGGAGCTGGGTCAGACGCAGTAGCAGAAACGATGATTGTGTATTCCAGAGCCCCTGCTTTACGCAGAGTTTCTACGATGTTAGCAACGGTGGATTGCTTTTGACCGATTGCAACGTAGATACAAATCATGTCTTTACCTTTTTGGTTGATGATCGTGTCGAGCGCCACTGCTGTTTTACCAGTTTGGCGGTCACCAATGATCAACTCACGCTGTCCACGACCAACTGGGATCATCGCGTCAATCGCTTTGATACCTGTTTGGAGTGGCTCATGTACGGATTTACGTGCCATTACGCCAGGAGCTGGGCTCTCGATTGGACGGAAACCGTTGTTTGCGATAGGGCCTTGACCATCGATTGGTTGACCCAGTGGGTTTACAACGCGGCCGAGCAGCGCTTCCCCTACTGGAACTTCCATAACGCGGCCGGTACGTTTTACAGTATCGCCTTCCTTAATGTCGCGGAAAGGTCCCATAATAACGACACCCACGTTATCTTCTTCCAAGTTGAGTACCATACCCATTACGCCATTTTGGAACTCGAGAAGCTCCCCTTGCATGGCCTTTTCCAAACCGTGAACACGAGCAATACCGTCACCTACTTGGATGACTGTGCCTACATCCACAACTTCGATTTCAGATTTAAAGTTAGCGATCCGCTCTTTAATGAGGGAGCTAATCTCTTCTGGTCTGATTGCACTCACTTAATTCACCCCATTCATCCAACTTCTTAAAAGCCATCGAACTTTACGCCTTTTGCGCAAAGGTTTCCAACTTCGTTTTCAGGCTGCCATCATACAGACGGTCGCCAATTTTGATAATAATGCCGCCGAGAATCGCTGGGTCTACGACTGCTGTCATACGCAGCTTTTTGTTCAGCGTTTGGCCGAACTTCTCAGCTAGCTCATTTTGCTCTTCAGTAGAAAGTGGCTTTGCACTTGTCACAATCGCATCTGCGAATCCACGAGCTTCGTTCGCCAATTGTACAAAAGAACGGTAGATATCAACCAGATCAACTTCGCGTCCGTTCTCAATCAGGACGTTCAGAAAATTAAAGGTTTCTTCCCCTACATGGCTTTTGAACAATTCGTCAGCGAGCTGGCTTTTCGCATCTGCTGCGATGTGCGGGTGCAGCATGATCTTTTTCAGATCTTCACTGCCTTCAACCGCTTCCACGATCGCACCCAGGTCTGCTTCTACCTGATCAATCTTGCTACGCTCACTCGCTACTTCAAAGAGAGCGCGAGCATAACGTTTTCCTACTGCGCTACTCATAGGCGATCTCCCACTTGTGCGAGAAATTTGTCAACAGTAGACTTTTGAGCTGCTTCGTCCAGTTCTTTCTCAATGATCTTGGAAGCCAAGAGCACGGAAAGACCAGTCATTTGCTCACGCAGTTCGAGTTTTGCTTTTTCTACTTCACGAGCCAGTTCAGCACTTGCCTCTGCCTTCATACGCTCAGAAACTGCTTGTGCTTCAGCAACGATTTTGCTTGCTTCATCAGACGCTTGCTTTGCAGCACGGTCGATGATCGCTTTAGATTCAGCGCGAGCTTCATCCAAAAGGCGGCGTTGTTCAGCCAAAAGCTTTTCGGATTCCTTGTGGTTGCGTTCCGCAGTGGCGAGCTCGTTCTCAACATGAGCACGGCGCTTTTCCAATACGCTCGCAATCGGTCCTGTTGCATATTTGGAAACAACGATCAACAGCAAAATGAAAATAATCACCTGGAGTAGTAATGTGCCCCATTCCAGGGATACGGCTCCAAACTCAACCATTTTTAGTTCACTCCTTCCTGACAAACGAAAGATTCTGCAATAAGTTCTTTGCGTACTTACCAGAATTATTACTAGAAGACTTCCACGCCAAGCTTGTGGCCGAAGCCTGATTTTTCCCTACTAAAAGATAGGCGAAGGTGACCCTCCGCCTATTTAATACTGTTCAACTGTTCGCTTAGCCCAGACGACCCATCAAGATGAAGCCTACAGCTACAGCGATAATTGGAATCGCCTCTACGAGACCCATACCGAGGAACATGATACCCATCAGGTTACCACGAGCTTCAGGTTGACGAGCAACACCTTCAATTGTTTTAGAGATTACGTTACTTGCACCAAAAGCACCACCAAGTGCTGCCAAACCGAAAATAAGACCCATAGCAATAGCTACACCCATAACTTCCATGTTAAAAATACCTCCCTAAATTGTTGTAAACAAAAACTAGATTTTAGTGTTCATCATTCACAAGTTGTGAAATGTAAACCATAGAAAGAGTCAAGAAAATGAACGCCTGAATTGCACCTACGAAGACGGAGTAGCCGAGCCAGATAAACAATGGTGCCGCGGCCAAAACTCCCCCACTCAACAGGAAGGCAATCATGATCTCTTTTGCAAAGAGGTTACCGAACAAACGCAGAGGAAGCGTCAACGGTTTAATGATAAACTCCTCAAGAATGTGGATCGGGTTGAGGAATACGTGCTTAAACCAACCACCTGGACTTTTCTTAATACCGAGGTAGTGGGAGTAGAGCAACACTACCAATGCCAAACCAAATGTTACACTCGGTGTAGCAGTTGGAGACTTCCACCAGATTACATGAGCTCCTTTATCAGCCAGCTCGTGCTCAACGGTTTCGCGCTTCTTCGCTTCGGCTTCCGGCGTAGGAGCAATCGTCAGCATCTTCATAACACTTTCGCTGATTTCACCTTTGTGCACTGTGGTGACGTTGGCGATAACACCTAGCTGGTTCCCAATGAAGATGTAGAGAAACAACGTAATACCAAGCGTCATCATCATCATGACTTTCTTGTGATCCATGTATCCTGCAGTAACATTCTTGACAAAGTCAAAAATCCACTCAACTGCATTTTGCTTAGCACCAGGTACTCCTGTTTCCAGCTTTCGTGTCATTACAAACAGGAAGATAAACACAAGCAGTGCGGTAAGAACCATCATGAGAATCGTAGCGATGTCAAATACCATGCCGCCTAACTGAAACCGTAACGTATAATGATGACCCATCTTTTCACCCCTTTCCATTGATAGATAGAGGTTGTCCGAAACTCTGTCTACACATTGCTATCGAACGCTCTCTGGTAAAAATCATTTCATTAAAAGGAAATGCTGTAACAAATCTATTTTGAATTGCGGAATACGAGTAGATAACTGATCCCTTGGATCAAAAACAACCCAAGTAGAACCCCTGATAATTTGAAGATATGAGGGAAAAGAAAGGTAGCATAGGCGGCTAGCCCGGCAATCATGAACCGAAGCATCGTGCCCGTTCCTTTTGGTCTGACATTAGGGTCATCTGCCATTTGCCCAACAACCCAGACCTTGCTTGCGAGAACGCTGGTATTAATGATTCCTGTCACTGTTCCAAGCAACAAACTCTGCAAGAATACCTTGTGTTCAGGCAATACAACCATCAGCATCACAAACAATGCCATGCACCATAAAGAATAGCGAAAAGTCTTTCGCATCGCTAAAGCAAACGCTTCCATCGTTCGTCACCCCCTACAGATACGGGCGAATGAGTCGATAGACAGTGTATACACCAACCGCAATCCCTGTAATCAAGCCGATAAGCAATAACCAAGGATCAGTCGCTAGTAGGCGATCCGCGTATCTGCCGATCATAAAACCGGCAACCACACAAATGGCAAAGTCAAGACCAAGTACGCTGACCAAACCAAGTGCTCGCCATGGATTGTCAAGTTTCGCCAGTTTATCCTTCTCCTTTCACATAAGGAGAGGGCACACAATTTCCAAATGCCCTCATCCATATTAACGAAGATTTATTCCCTTTGTCAACGCAAGCGTTTCTGTGTACACAAAGCGTTCACAATTTAAAAATTAAATTTTCTCGACAATTGTGGAAACGCCTTGTCCCCCACCAATGCAAAGAGTCGCTAACCCATATTTTGCCCCTTCACGCTTTTGCAATTCATGCACGAGCGTGACCAAGATTCTCGCGCCACTCGCACCGATTGGATGTCCCAACGCGATGGCTCCGCCGTTGACATTCAGCTTCTCGCGATCAAAGCCCAACGCTTTGCCAACAGACAGCGATTGGACGGCAAAAGCTTCGTTTGCTTCGATCAAATCGATGTCAGCGATCGACAGGCCCGCTTTTTCCAGTACGCGCTTGGTCGCAGGAACAGGACCGTACCCCATGATGCTCGGATCAACACCTGCACTCGCATTGGCCACGATACGGGC is from Brevibacillus brevis and encodes:
- a CDS encoding DUF6042 family protein; the protein is MQTVRDIRHNQDGVVIPSSFKANGWTSVLSHEMNVLFQAMCFVVTKHETKEEMRKALDEFDALKGTFTEPVQEGFKSEEDFKGYVNLLNRFKAFMSRSDYAYPTSLDDAIELFVKWGLVIDNGDAWDVPVYPFPDASELFKLSEAESLALAHVKLEALVHPIFSRLVMKLHEQEENTFSMSKAEMKQLLNTNDQMLAEVLIKLTPYMEEAIENMLEIPEDEKMNFTIVWERIYEDFLGQQFSNNVQ
- the atpB gene encoding F0F1 ATP synthase subunit A; this translates as MGHHYTLRFQLGGMVFDIATILMMVLTALLVFIFLFVMTRKLETGVPGAKQNAVEWIFDFVKNVTAGYMDHKKVMMMMTLGITLFLYIFIGNQLGVIANVTTVHKGEISESVMKMLTIAPTPEAEAKKRETVEHELADKGAHVIWWKSPTATPSVTFGLALVVLLYSHYLGIKKSPGGWFKHVFLNPIHILEEFIIKPLTLPLRLFGNLFAKEIMIAFLLSGGVLAAAPLFIWLGYSVFVGAIQAFIFLTLSMVYISQLVNDEH
- a CDS encoding F0F1 ATP synthase subunit delta encodes the protein MSSAVGKRYARALFEVASERSKIDQVEADLGAIVEAVEGSEDLKKIMLHPHIAADAKSQLADELFKSHVGEETFNFLNVLIENGREVDLVDIYRSFVQLANEARGFADAIVTSAKPLSTEEQNELAEKFGQTLNKKLRMTAVVDPAILGGIIIKIGDRLYDGSLKTKLETFAQKA
- the atpG gene encoding ATP synthase F1 subunit gamma; this translates as MAKGIREIRRSIKSKKDMRQITKAMKMVAAAKLRRNQDKAEAARPYADKIQEVIASIASGNSGSKHPMLQNRPVKKTGYIVITSDRGLAGGYNANILRKVVTTINEKHKSKDEYGIFVIGRKGRDFFSKRNYPLLEEVTGLPVSPAFADIKKIAGAAVQMFENEQIDELYLCYNKFQSAISQIPTVKQLLPLEAPESNNARELNYEYEPSSEEVLADLLPKYAETLVYSALLEAKASEEGSRMTAMGNATDNATDMINRLTLSYNRARQAAITQEISEIVAGANAQA
- a CDS encoding F0F1 ATP synthase subunit epsilon, whose amino-acid sequence is MSKMTVEVVTPERVVYSGQAEMVIARGLQGEIGIMPNHVPLVTPLKTAPVRIKTEGDKEVKMAVSGGFMEVRGDKVTILAETAELPGDIDVERAKAAKERAEKRLTEKYAELDVKRAERALQRAMARLDVAK
- the atpD gene encoding F0F1 ATP synthase subunit beta, encoding MANGRVVQVMGPVVDVEFDRGHLPAIYNAIKIQHKAQSAGERDINLTVEVATHLGDNLVRTVAMSSTDGLVRGMEAVDTGAAISVPVGAITLGRVFNVLGEPIDLQELGQVDRRDPIHRKAPEFVDQATTVEILETGIKVIDLLAPYIKGGKIGLFGGAGVGKTVTIQELINNIAQEHGGISVFAGVGERTREGNDLYHEMKDAGVLPKTAMVFGQMNEPPGARLRVALTGLTMAEYFRDEEGRDVLLFVDNIFRFTQAGSEVSALLGRMPSAVGYQPTLATEMGQLQERITSTKKGSVTSIQAIYVPADDYTDPAPATTFAHLDATTNLERSIAELGIFPAVDPLASTSRALAPDVVGQEHYDVARSVQKILQRYKELQDIIAILGMDELSDDDKQVVGRARRIQRFLSQSFHVAEQFTGNPGQYVPLKETVRSFKEILEGKHDHLPEGAFLYVGTIEEAVEKAKKMA
- the atpA gene encoding F0F1 ATP synthase subunit alpha; translation: MSAIRPEEISSLIKERIANFKSEIEVVDVGTVIQVGDGIARVHGLEKAMQGELLEFQNGVMGMVLNLEEDNVGVVIMGPFRDIKEGDTVKRTGRVMEVPVGEALLGRVVNPLGQPIDGQGPIANNGFRPIESPAPGVMARKSVHEPLQTGIKAIDAMIPVGRGQRELIIGDRQTGKTAVALDTIINQKGKDMICIYVAIGQKQSTVANIVETLRKAGALEYTIIVSATASDPAPMLYLAPYTGVTMGEYFMYKGGHVLCVYDDLSKQAAAYREMSLLLRRPPGREAYPGDVFYLHSRLLERAAKLSDDLGAGSITALPFIETQAGDISAYIPTNVISITDGQIFLETDLFNAGQRPAVNTGLSVSRVGGSAQIKAMKKVAGPLKLELAQYRELAAFAQFGSDLDKATQARLTRGERLMEIMKQGQFDPMPVEKQVASIYSATRGFLDDIPVAEVRRFEKEMLSFLDSNKPQLLEHIRTTKDLPDEKEFNAAIEEFKKGFSVTR
- a CDS encoding AtpZ/AtpI family protein codes for the protein MVSVLGLDFAICVVAGFMIGRYADRLLATDPWLLLIGLITGIAVGVYTVYRLIRPYL
- the atpE gene encoding F0F1 ATP synthase subunit C, giving the protein MEVMGVAIAMGLIFGLAALGGAFGASNVISKTIEGVARQPEARGNLMGIMFLGMGLVEAIPIIAVAVGFILMGRLG
- a CDS encoding NuoB/complex I 20 kDa subunit family protein → MELDLTSIAPELQEELNRNVMFTTLETVKGWVRSNSLWPLTFGLACCAIEMMGTGGARYDLDRFGVIFRASPRQSDVMIVAGTVTKKMAPLLRRLYDQMPEPKWVIAMGSCATAGGPYVRSYSVVKGVDQIVPVDVYIPGCPPNPAALIYGINKLQEKIRYEAKTGKQVTNL
- the atpF gene encoding F0F1 ATP synthase subunit B; the protein is MVEFGAVSLEWGTLLLQVIIFILLLIVVSKYATGPIASVLEKRRAHVENELATAERNHKESEKLLAEQRRLLDEARAESKAIIDRAAKQASDEASKIVAEAQAVSERMKAEASAELAREVEKAKLELREQMTGLSVLLASKIIEKELDEAAQKSTVDKFLAQVGDRL
- a CDS encoding NADH-quinone oxidoreductase subunit A; this translates as MSDIYTNNYVIVAIFLILGVLLPVATVSFVGPLLRPKKPTREKQTTYESGNIPVGDSWVRFNVKYYIFALMFVIFDVETLFLYPWAVAYKELGLFALVEMVIFISLLIVGLIYAWRKKVLEWN
- a CDS encoding ATP synthase subunit I, with amino-acid sequence MEAFALAMRKTFRYSLWCMALFVMLMVVLPEHKVFLQSLLLGTVTGIINTSVLASKVWVVGQMADDPNVRPKGTGTMLRFMIAGLAAYATFLFPHIFKLSGVLLGLFLIQGISYLLVFRNSK